Proteins encoded by one window of Shewanella avicenniae:
- a CDS encoding 2-dehydro-3-deoxygalactonokinase, which translates to MANQPVSILVDWGTTNFRAYLLDENGVCLKETSAPSGISQINGEFEATLNANIGDWLKAHDNLTVVLAGMIGSQIGWKNTPYVDCPALITGYGQYGVQVPEFNHGNCWIIPGMKQETADGKVDVMRGEELQVIGASLLSGDTDEASYCCPGTHTKWVKVKNQQIQTITTAMTGETFSLLSKHSILAHSLDMNAPQDDDAFMKGLQYSQQPGGLLNHIFSVRTLFVTGKQEKSAGAGYLSGLLIGHEIRAFVEANGAESVGTCHIIGSSSLNKLYQTAMNHFGISTALIADKDASIAGANSLIQMLRDKL; encoded by the coding sequence ATGGCTAATCAACCTGTCAGTATTTTGGTTGACTGGGGTACTACCAATTTCCGCGCCTACCTGCTTGACGAAAACGGCGTTTGTTTGAAGGAAACCAGCGCGCCGTCGGGTATCTCACAAATAAACGGCGAGTTCGAAGCAACCCTGAACGCCAACATTGGCGACTGGCTAAAAGCCCACGACAACCTGACCGTGGTGTTGGCAGGTATGATTGGCAGCCAGATAGGCTGGAAAAATACGCCTTACGTGGACTGTCCGGCGCTGATCACTGGGTATGGCCAATACGGCGTGCAAGTACCTGAATTCAATCACGGCAATTGCTGGATCATCCCAGGTATGAAGCAGGAAACTGCAGATGGCAAAGTGGATGTCATGCGTGGTGAAGAACTTCAGGTGATCGGTGCCAGTTTATTGTCTGGTGATACCGACGAAGCGTCCTATTGCTGTCCCGGCACTCATACCAAGTGGGTAAAGGTTAAAAATCAGCAAATCCAAACCATCACTACGGCGATGACCGGCGAAACGTTCTCTCTGTTGTCAAAGCATTCCATTCTGGCCCATTCGCTGGATATGAATGCACCGCAGGATGACGACGCATTCATGAAAGGCTTGCAGTACAGTCAGCAACCTGGCGGCCTGCTGAACCATATTTTCAGTGTGCGCACCCTGTTCGTTACTGGCAAACAGGAAAAATCTGCCGGAGCTGGTTACCTTTCTGGCCTACTAATTGGCCACGAGATCCGTGCGTTTGTAGAAGCCAACGGCGCAGAGTCTGTTGGTACCTGCCACATTATTGGTAGCTCGTCACTGAACAAACTTTATCAGACTGCGATGAACCACTTCGGGATCAGCACTGCGCTGATTGCAGACAAAGACGCCAGCATCGCCGGCGCTAATTCACTTATTCAGATGTTAAGGGATAAATTATGA
- a CDS encoding SMP-30/gluconolactonase/LRE family protein has protein sequence MMFELVDTIDVKNYLGEGVTWDSETQTVWWTDIEEKQLFSYQLDQRKLTTFDTPYRVCGFALTQQTDVMLAAFDCGIALYHLVSGNTEWLFQFPEGATVRFNEGRTDAKGRFWVGTMNENGDKTGSSGLYRVDTDLSVTKMEADVGICNGLAWNADASRFYMADSSKQIIYKYDFDIDGGDISAKSTFVQLPAHTSPDGAMMDGEGYLWSALWGGSCVARFSPTGEQQNFAVPVEQPTCVAFGGEHNDLLFVTSACYQLSDEALTAAPKTGSLFIYRTNVSSTPRPRFSGDFNHG, from the coding sequence ATGATGTTTGAATTAGTCGATACGATTGACGTAAAAAACTACCTCGGTGAAGGGGTGACCTGGGATAGTGAAACCCAGACTGTGTGGTGGACAGATATCGAAGAAAAGCAGCTGTTTTCCTATCAGTTAGATCAGCGAAAACTTACCACTTTCGATACACCATACCGCGTTTGCGGTTTTGCGCTGACCCAACAAACCGATGTGATGTTGGCAGCTTTTGACTGCGGTATAGCCCTTTATCATCTCGTATCAGGCAATACCGAGTGGTTGTTCCAATTCCCCGAGGGTGCCACCGTACGCTTTAATGAAGGCCGCACGGATGCCAAAGGCCGCTTCTGGGTCGGCACAATGAACGAAAATGGCGACAAAACTGGCAGCTCCGGCCTTTACCGAGTAGACACCGACCTGTCAGTAACCAAAATGGAAGCTGATGTGGGTATTTGTAACGGCTTGGCGTGGAACGCTGATGCCAGCCGTTTTTACATGGCAGACTCGTCAAAACAAATTATTTATAAGTATGATTTCGACATCGATGGTGGTGATATTTCTGCCAAATCCACCTTTGTCCAACTGCCAGCCCACACTTCACCAGACGGCGCAATGATGGACGGAGAAGGCTACCTATGGAGCGCCCTGTGGGGTGGCAGCTGTGTCGCCCGTTTCAGTCCAACGGGTGAACAACAGAATTTTGCGGTACCAGTTGAACAACCCACCTGTGTTGCATTTGGTGGTGAACACAACGATTTGCTGTTTGTGACCTCAGCCTGCTATCAGCTGTCCGATGAAGCGCTGACCGCGGCGCCTAAAACCGGCAGTCTGTTTATCTACCGCACTAACGTTTCTAGCACGCCACGTCCTCGCTTCTCAGGAGATTTCAACCATGGCTAA
- a CDS encoding SDR family oxidoreductase, whose translation MGQRLLDKVAIVTGAAMGIGAEVARTFAKEGAKLALFDTQYGTLEALKEELITQYGCQINIYKVDVGNEEVVNAAIADVIATYGQIDVLVNNAGTNVFNTILDLSPEDWQRCISVNLMGAINCSRAAIRHMLAKNYGNIVNIASVHGHKIVRGAFPYTISKHAIIGMSRSLAIEYADKGIRVNSISPGLIETPLAQSFFDSCEDEAAEREKQRQIIPVKRFGQPEEVAATALFLSTDEARFINATDILIDGGRSQVYCD comes from the coding sequence ATGGGTCAAAGATTACTCGACAAAGTCGCCATCGTTACTGGTGCGGCTATGGGAATTGGCGCTGAAGTCGCCCGAACATTCGCCAAAGAAGGCGCTAAACTTGCTTTATTCGATACTCAATACGGCACTCTGGAAGCATTAAAAGAAGAGCTGATTACCCAGTACGGATGTCAAATCAACATTTACAAAGTCGATGTCGGCAATGAAGAAGTCGTCAATGCAGCCATTGCTGATGTTATCGCAACTTACGGCCAAATCGATGTGCTGGTAAACAACGCAGGCACCAACGTGTTTAACACGATTTTAGACCTGTCGCCGGAAGATTGGCAGCGTTGTATCTCGGTGAATCTGATGGGTGCGATTAACTGTAGCCGAGCCGCCATCCGTCACATGCTGGCTAAGAACTACGGTAACATTGTCAACATTGCTTCCGTACACGGCCATAAAATTGTCAGAGGTGCTTTCCCTTACACAATTTCCAAACATGCCATTATCGGTATGTCCCGTTCACTGGCCATCGAATATGCAGATAAAGGCATTCGCGTGAACTCTATCTCTCCGGGCCTTATCGAGACGCCGCTGGCACAGAGCTTCTTCGACAGCTGCGAGGATGAAGCTGCTGAGCGCGAAAAGCAACGTCAGATCATCCCTGTTAAGCGCTTCGGCCAGCCAGAAGAAGTCGCGGCCACCGCGCTATTTCTAAGTACTGACGAGGCTCGTTTTATCAATGCCACCGACATTTTGATCGATGGCGGTCGCAGTCAGGTTTACTGCGACTAA
- a CDS encoding sugar porter family MFS transporter, with the protein MSYQDMQSPKINTAFIWLISMTAACGGLLFGYDWVVIGGAKPFYEVYFNVDSPTLSGWLMSSALIGCIFGAMCAGVLADKLGRKYALIISALLFIVSAAGTALADSITPFVLYRILGGVGIGLASTVSPMYISEISPADRRGKLISLNQLTIVIGVLAAQLINLMIAEPVDGDIALDSWNVVEGWRYMFGAELIPAALFFVLMFLVPESPRWLVKAGRHQEAGNVLGKIGSGDYSANSLADIQASFTQETTKFSLSDLKSVKPLLIIGVVLASFQQWCGINVIFNYAQEIFASAGFDVNDTLKSIVATGIINLVFTILALPMVEKMGRRTLMIIGSAGLGVIYLIISGMYMMGIDGLPLLAMVLVGIATYAMTLAPVTWVLLAEIFPNRVRSGAMSVCTLALWLASFGLTFTFPFLIEAFAASGSFLFYALICFVSFRFIWLYVPETKKLTLEQIEKNLAGDKLVCQNR; encoded by the coding sequence ATGAGTTATCAGGATATGCAAAGCCCTAAAATCAATACCGCGTTTATCTGGCTGATCAGCATGACAGCCGCCTGTGGCGGTTTACTCTTTGGTTATGACTGGGTGGTCATTGGTGGTGCCAAGCCATTTTACGAAGTGTATTTCAATGTTGATTCACCTACCTTGTCAGGTTGGCTGATGTCCTCTGCACTGATTGGCTGTATCTTTGGAGCCATGTGTGCCGGTGTACTGGCTGATAAGCTAGGCCGTAAATACGCACTCATTATTTCCGCACTGTTGTTTATCGTTTCTGCCGCGGGAACCGCTTTGGCAGATAGCATCACGCCATTCGTGCTGTACCGTATTCTTGGTGGTGTAGGCATTGGTTTAGCATCCACAGTGTCGCCCATGTATATCTCTGAGATCAGTCCCGCTGATCGCAGAGGGAAACTAATTTCTCTGAACCAGCTGACTATTGTGATCGGTGTACTAGCTGCACAACTCATCAACCTGATGATTGCTGAGCCAGTAGACGGCGATATCGCGCTGGATTCTTGGAACGTAGTAGAAGGCTGGCGATATATGTTTGGCGCCGAACTGATCCCTGCCGCATTATTCTTTGTGCTGATGTTTCTCGTCCCTGAATCACCACGCTGGCTGGTGAAAGCCGGTCGTCATCAGGAAGCGGGTAACGTACTGGGTAAGATTGGTTCCGGCGACTATTCAGCTAACAGTCTTGCTGACATTCAGGCAAGCTTTACCCAGGAAACCACTAAGTTTTCATTATCCGATCTTAAGTCAGTTAAGCCGCTGCTAATCATCGGTGTTGTATTAGCCTCGTTCCAGCAATGGTGCGGCATTAACGTTATCTTTAACTATGCTCAGGAAATTTTCGCTTCTGCAGGTTTTGACGTTAACGATACGCTGAAGTCCATCGTCGCCACCGGCATTATCAACCTAGTGTTCACTATTCTGGCACTGCCAATGGTAGAAAAAATGGGCCGTCGTACCTTGATGATTATCGGTTCAGCGGGGCTGGGTGTTATTTACCTTATCATCTCTGGTATGTATATGATGGGCATCGATGGTCTGCCATTGCTGGCCATGGTGTTGGTTGGTATTGCTACTTATGCAATGACACTGGCGCCGGTTACATGGGTACTGCTGGCGGAGATATTCCCTAACCGCGTACGCAGCGGTGCGATGTCGGTGTGTACGCTAGCATTGTGGCTAGCATCGTTTGGCCTAACATTCACCTTCCCGTTCCTGATAGAAGCGTTTGCCGCCTCAGGCAGCTTCCTGTTCTATGCGCTGATTTGTTTCGTTTCCTTCCGCTTTATCTGGCTTTACGTGCCGGAAACAAAAAAGCTGACCTTAGAACAAATCGAGAAAAATCTGGCCGGTGACAAACTGGTCTGTCAAAACCGCTAA
- a CDS encoding AraC family transcriptional regulator: protein MQRMSEGFPGQRLIVVPPAIVETAFQKPVCASLFPTHIGMFQSVKGHYVKRREGVPESIIIVCLAGGGTCSFNGNEWHLKPGHMIVIPKECEHSYEANNDNPWTIFWFHVRGNMFSHYLEELQITEHEPIINIPNIAGLMDAFEDVYQHTESGFTHTSLLCLSTSLAHFLGICKLYQRSIKASQQGVEERIEKTVDVMKKSLHRLLTLEQLAEISGWSPTHYSALFKAKMNVPPLEFFTRLKMQSACDKLKLTNEPIQTIAASLGYNDAFYFSRLFKRHNQVSPKIYRKAFSLIIEMY, encoded by the coding sequence ATGCAAAGAATGTCAGAAGGGTTCCCTGGACAACGTTTAATTGTGGTCCCGCCCGCTATTGTTGAAACGGCATTTCAAAAGCCAGTTTGTGCCAGTTTATTCCCCACTCACATTGGTATGTTTCAGTCGGTAAAAGGCCATTATGTAAAGCGTCGTGAGGGTGTGCCTGAATCGATAATCATTGTTTGTCTGGCCGGTGGTGGGACATGCAGTTTTAATGGCAATGAGTGGCATCTGAAGCCCGGGCATATGATTGTGATACCGAAAGAATGTGAACACTCTTATGAAGCAAATAATGATAATCCTTGGACAATATTCTGGTTTCATGTTCGCGGAAATATGTTTTCTCATTATCTGGAAGAGCTTCAAATCACTGAACACGAACCCATCATTAACATTCCGAACATTGCTGGGCTAATGGATGCTTTTGAGGATGTTTATCAACATACTGAAAGCGGATTCACTCACACCAGTTTGTTATGCTTATCTACCAGTCTGGCGCACTTTTTAGGGATCTGTAAGTTGTATCAGCGCTCTATTAAGGCGAGTCAGCAGGGCGTAGAAGAACGCATTGAGAAAACAGTGGATGTCATGAAAAAAAGTCTGCACCGGTTGCTGACGTTGGAGCAACTAGCAGAAATTTCTGGTTGGTCACCCACCCATTACTCTGCGCTCTTCAAAGCTAAAATGAATGTTCCGCCACTGGAGTTTTTTACTCGTCTAAAGATGCAGTCAGCCTGCGACAAACTCAAACTTACCAATGAACCTATTCAGACAATCGCTGCATCACTGGGCTACAACGATGCGTTTTATTTTTCCCGATTGTTTAAACGTCATAATCAAGTGTCGCCAAAAATTTATCGCAAGGCGTTCAGCTTGATCATTGAGATGTACTGA
- a CDS encoding 2-dehydro-3-deoxy-6-phosphogalactonate aldolase, producing the protein MTQLSNYMTTPLIAILRGVTNEEVVEVTGALIEEGFTMIEVPLNSPNAVESIRRIVEAYGDKALIGAGTVLTVEQAEAVAAVGGKLIVSPNMNPAVIKRTKELDMISAPGVATPTELFAAIEAGADAAKAFPADAIPPSTIKAWTSVAPKGYPILAVGGIHAGNMADYLSAGAVGFGIGSNLYKPGKTVAEVRAVAKEMIQTISAL; encoded by the coding sequence ATGACACAACTGAGCAACTACATGACCACACCGCTAATCGCGATCCTTCGAGGTGTGACCAACGAGGAAGTAGTCGAAGTGACCGGCGCACTGATCGAAGAAGGCTTCACCATGATTGAGGTACCGCTGAACTCGCCAAACGCCGTGGAAAGTATCCGCCGCATTGTTGAAGCATACGGTGATAAAGCGCTGATTGGTGCAGGTACTGTGCTCACTGTTGAACAGGCGGAAGCTGTTGCGGCTGTAGGCGGTAAACTTATTGTCTCTCCGAACATGAATCCTGCGGTAATCAAACGCACCAAGGAACTGGACATGATTTCCGCTCCGGGTGTAGCGACGCCGACAGAACTGTTTGCCGCCATTGAAGCCGGCGCAGATGCCGCGAAGGCTTTCCCTGCGGATGCGATACCACCATCAACAATAAAAGCGTGGACCTCAGTAGCGCCGAAAGGCTACCCAATTCTGGCCGTTGGCGGTATTCACGCCGGTAACATGGCCGATTACCTCAGTGCCGGAGCGGTGGGCTTCGGTATTGGCAGCAACCTTTACAAGCCGGGTAAAACCGTTGCAGAGGTGCGCGCCGTTGCAAAAGAAATGATTCAGACCATCTCTGCCCTCTAA
- a CDS encoding TonB-dependent receptor yields MKRITHKKTVLALLIGASLNVSVNAQENTSTTKETADTDNIEVIQVTGLRGSNLRALNNKRYSATVVDGISSEELGKFPDQNVAESLQRITGISIDRSGGEGRFITVRGLGPEFNSVLYNGRILATENSGREFSFDILAAEAISGADAYKSSTSDLLTGGIGATVNLTTAKPMDTLGTQAAISAKSTYDTLAEDYSPQISGVYSYSNETFGALVSLNYVNRNYRIQEAAIDGWMERDFSYIPNKSGPGDFAHVMAPRNIDFRDDQGDRERIGGTVVIQARPNENVLLTADLLYSKFTVDSSVMTAASWTHDWVEGFDSAYVDENNTMLAYSYANDVAGLSSDFVQQAFNRPTETRQVGLNMEWFVNDALQVTADVSYSDAVNDAGGTGQFVIAGVPNANPRYDYTHGGDYGSLTYDNPMGADLMRSHSLYFSGQDVSDQITQYRLDGKYTLGYEFAEVVHFGIYGSSRTKDRQSYDNGTNGNVFSGYGFDVPDELFQSVDQSDFLSGGAPATWFTFDPFAYADYLWSESNIRENIINAGNGYADSIMLRRELGGPYARPNRNTIAKVSEDVFEAYARLDFNTEMFDMPLSGNVGLRYSKTDIEAAGYSALVTDIYPVVGDDTLLNLTLSDTMRLVEKNDYDYFLPSLNLKLDATDDQVIRFSATKSIARPTLTRMTPGMSGYSGRLNASTAYGGNPQLLPYESVNFDLAWNWYYGEASYVGVTAFHKRVDNFISSVTLPEVILEGNQYGEFLVTRERNAEAANIKGLELALLHTFDSGFGFQANYTFVDSDDDFDPTDNTNTFALEGLSDSYNLIGFYEKDDLQVRIAYNWRDEYLAQAVGGYSQPVMVEAYGQLDFTATYNVTENLSVFLDGTNVLDNEGRRFSIYEERLLNFNKSGARFSLGARYTF; encoded by the coding sequence ATGAAAAGAATTACGCATAAGAAAACCGTTTTAGCGTTATTGATTGGGGCATCGCTTAACGTCTCTGTTAATGCACAAGAAAATACATCAACAACCAAAGAAACTGCTGATACAGACAATATTGAAGTTATTCAAGTTACAGGTTTGCGTGGTAGCAACCTGCGTGCTTTAAATAACAAACGTTATTCTGCAACCGTCGTTGACGGTATTTCCAGTGAAGAACTGGGTAAATTCCCTGACCAGAACGTTGCTGAATCTTTGCAGCGTATTACGGGTATTTCCATCGATCGTAGCGGTGGTGAAGGTCGTTTCATCACAGTTCGTGGTCTTGGCCCAGAGTTTAACTCTGTTTTATATAATGGCCGTATTCTAGCAACTGAGAACTCTGGCCGTGAATTCAGCTTCGACATTCTGGCGGCAGAAGCGATCAGTGGTGCGGATGCCTACAAATCGTCAACCTCTGACCTATTAACGGGTGGTATCGGTGCGACGGTTAACCTGACTACAGCTAAACCTATGGACACCCTTGGAACTCAGGCAGCGATTAGTGCTAAGAGTACCTACGACACTCTGGCAGAGGATTACTCACCACAGATTTCAGGTGTGTACAGCTACTCAAATGAGACCTTCGGTGCACTGGTGTCGTTGAACTATGTAAACCGAAACTACCGCATACAAGAAGCTGCCATTGACGGTTGGATGGAGCGTGATTTCAGCTACATTCCTAACAAGAGTGGCCCGGGCGATTTTGCGCACGTTATGGCACCACGTAACATCGACTTCCGTGACGACCAAGGTGATCGTGAGCGTATTGGTGGGACAGTCGTTATTCAGGCTCGTCCTAATGAAAATGTATTGCTGACCGCCGATCTTCTTTACTCAAAGTTCACTGTTGATTCATCCGTTATGACTGCGGCAAGCTGGACCCACGACTGGGTAGAAGGTTTTGATTCTGCCTATGTAGACGAAAACAACACTATGCTGGCGTACTCCTACGCTAACGATGTTGCAGGTCTGTCTTCCGACTTTGTACAGCAAGCGTTTAACCGTCCAACTGAAACACGTCAAGTGGGTCTGAACATGGAATGGTTTGTTAACGACGCGCTGCAAGTCACTGCTGACGTATCCTACTCTGATGCAGTTAACGATGCAGGCGGTACCGGTCAGTTCGTTATTGCTGGCGTACCTAACGCTAACCCACGTTATGATTACACCCATGGCGGCGATTACGGCAGTCTGACTTATGATAATCCGATGGGTGCAGATTTAATGCGCAGCCACTCATTGTATTTCAGCGGTCAGGATGTCAGTGACCAAATCACTCAGTATCGTCTGGATGGTAAATACACATTAGGCTATGAATTCGCTGAAGTAGTTCACTTCGGTATCTATGGTTCAAGCCGAACTAAAGATCGTCAAAGCTATGATAACGGTACAAACGGAAACGTATTCTCTGGTTACGGCTTCGACGTACCAGATGAATTATTCCAATCTGTTGACCAAAGCGATTTCCTCAGCGGTGGCGCACCGGCAACTTGGTTTACTTTCGACCCATTTGCATACGCCGATTACCTGTGGTCAGAATCTAACATCCGCGAAAACATCATCAATGCTGGCAATGGTTATGCCGACAGCATCATGCTGCGTCGTGAACTAGGCGGTCCATACGCTCGCCCAAATCGCAACACGATTGCAAAAGTATCTGAAGACGTGTTCGAAGCATACGCTCGTTTAGACTTCAACACTGAGATGTTCGACATGCCGCTGTCTGGTAACGTAGGTCTGCGTTATTCGAAAACCGATATTGAAGCAGCAGGTTACAGTGCATTGGTCACCGACATCTATCCTGTAGTAGGCGATGACACGCTACTCAACCTGACCTTGAGCGACACAATGCGCTTGGTTGAGAAGAACGATTACGATTACTTCCTGCCTTCTTTAAACCTGAAGCTGGATGCTACTGATGACCAAGTAATCCGTTTTTCTGCCACTAAATCGATTGCCCGTCCTACGTTGACTCGTATGACTCCAGGTATGAGCGGATACAGCGGTCGTCTAAATGCGTCAACTGCCTACGGTGGTAACCCGCAACTATTGCCTTACGAGTCTGTGAACTTCGATTTGGCATGGAACTGGTACTACGGCGAAGCAAGCTACGTCGGTGTAACTGCATTCCACAAGCGTGTTGATAACTTCATTTCGTCAGTAACACTGCCGGAAGTCATTCTGGAAGGTAATCAATACGGTGAGTTCCTCGTAACCCGTGAACGCAACGCAGAAGCTGCGAACATCAAAGGTCTCGAACTGGCACTGCTACATACTTTTGATAGTGGTTTTGGTTTTCAGGCAAACTACACCTTTGTTGACTCGGATGACGATTTCGATCCAACCGACAACACGAATACGTTTGCACTGGAAGGTTTGTCAGACTCTTACAACCTGATTGGTTTCTACGAAAAGGATGACCTTCAAGTACGTATCGCCTATAACTGGCGTGACGAATATCTTGCCCAAGCAGTTGGTGGTTACAGCCAACCAGTCATGGTCGAAGCATATGGTCAGCTCGATTTCACAGCGACGTACAATGTGACTGAAAACCTGTCGGTATTCCTTGACGGAACTAACGTACTGGACAACGAAGGCAGAAGATTCTCTATCTATGAAGAACGTCTACTGAACTTCAACAAAAGTGGTGCCCGCTTCTCATTAGGTGCTCGTTACACCTTCTAA
- the dgoD gene encoding galactonate dehydratase, protein MKIKQLRLYPVAPRWCFLAVDTDEGVTGWGEPIIEGKVETVMAAVKELEFYLIDKDPAQINDLWQLLYRGGFYRGGPILMSAIAGIEQALWDIKGKVMGQPVHQLLGGRVRDKMKVYSWVGGDDPADEIAQIKAQQKLGRSTFKLNGCGKMALVDTHKAVDDVIERIGLIRSTFGNTVDFGLDFHGRVSVPMAKVLLRELEPFRPLFVEEPVLAEQYEQYSVLSSSTSIVLAAGERMYTRAEFKRVLSRGGLGILQPDVSHAGGILETVKIAAMAEAYDVTLAPHCPLGPIAFSACLAVDFVSYNAVLQETSLGMHYNTGADLLDYVNNKDDFTITDGFINPLTKPGLGVELNEDAIYQAAEQHTGWRNPVWRHQDGSVAEW, encoded by the coding sequence ATGAAAATTAAACAATTACGCCTTTACCCTGTTGCACCTCGCTGGTGTTTCCTAGCGGTTGATACCGACGAAGGTGTTACTGGCTGGGGCGAGCCAATTATCGAAGGTAAAGTTGAGACCGTGATGGCTGCGGTCAAAGAGCTTGAGTTCTATCTCATTGATAAAGATCCAGCGCAGATCAACGACCTGTGGCAACTGCTTTACCGTGGTGGTTTCTACCGTGGTGGTCCTATTCTGATGTCAGCTATTGCCGGTATCGAACAAGCACTGTGGGACATCAAAGGCAAGGTCATGGGCCAGCCTGTGCACCAGCTGTTAGGCGGTCGCGTGCGCGATAAAATGAAAGTTTATTCTTGGGTGGGCGGCGATGATCCTGCCGATGAAATTGCCCAGATAAAGGCGCAGCAGAAGCTTGGTCGCAGCACCTTCAAACTGAACGGGTGCGGCAAGATGGCGTTGGTGGACACCCACAAAGCTGTGGACGACGTCATTGAGCGCATCGGACTTATCCGCAGTACTTTCGGTAACACCGTCGACTTCGGTCTAGATTTCCATGGTCGCGTGTCAGTCCCAATGGCCAAAGTTCTGCTTAGAGAGCTGGAGCCATTCCGCCCTCTGTTTGTCGAGGAACCCGTGCTGGCTGAACAGTACGAACAATATTCTGTGCTGAGTAGCAGTACATCCATCGTGCTTGCGGCAGGTGAACGTATGTATACCCGCGCCGAGTTCAAACGTGTGTTATCACGCGGTGGCCTTGGCATTCTGCAGCCAGACGTTTCTCACGCCGGCGGTATTCTGGAAACCGTGAAAATAGCAGCAATGGCTGAAGCATACGATGTCACCCTTGCACCGCACTGCCCTCTTGGTCCTATTGCCTTCTCGGCGTGCCTTGCCGTTGACTTTGTCTCCTACAACGCTGTTCTGCAGGAAACGTCTTTGGGCATGCACTACAACACCGGCGCCGACCTGCTCGACTATGTGAACAACAAAGACGATTTCACCATTACCGACGGTTTCATCAATCCACTGACCAAACCGGGCTTAGGTGTAGAACTCAACGAAGACGCAATTTATCAAGCTGCTGAACAGCACACAGGGTGGCGTAACCCGGTGTGGCGTCACCAAGACGGCTCAGTGGCTGAGTGGTAA